The genomic region ACCTCTTTTACAAGGGCGATGACTATCCCGAAACCAGAAGGGGCACGGGATGTGCCGCCTGCCATTTGCTATACGGAAACGGCAAGCTAATGGATCATACCTTTATCAAGACTACGCCAGACCGCCTTTGCCTTCACTGTCACTACGGCAACCGTGTAGGCTTTGATTATTATGGACTTTTTGAACACGATTACCCTTACGCCTTCAGAAGCCCTTTGATTGATGGAGATCTTCCTCCACGGCCCTGGGGAGTAGAGTTTCACGAAATGGCCCAAGACGTGCACTTAAAGGCCGGCCTGTCTTGTCTCTCCTGTCATACAGGAAAAGAGCTTATGGCTGGAGGAAAAGGCCCTGCCTGCACGGATTGCCATGAACTTGACCATAAGAGCCCTTTTCACGCCAAAGAAGTTTTGGCCAAGGTGCGCTGCAGTGCCTGTCACGCCAAGTTTAGCTTTCAGGACCGTGGTTATTATCTTATGCTCCAGTATGATCCTGACTGGGAGGACTGGGCTGAGTTTTACGTACAGGGTTCTTCGGAAGTTGAAAATTTTATCGTGAGAAGCGCTCAGGGAGACGAGCTTGAGCCATCTATGCTTGACAAAATTTCAGGCAAACCGCGGCCGGGTATTTGGTTTTTGGGTTTTAAAGAAAGGCGCTTTGAAGACCTGCCCCTTGGCCGCGATAAAACGGGGAAAATTTCTATAATGCGGCCTCTGCTTGACCTGCACTTGAGTTTTGTAGATGAATACGGTGAGGTTATTTTTGATAATCTAACGCCTTACGCCGTAAAAAAAGATCCGCAAAAGGTTTATCTTCCTTACAGCCCGCATACTATTGGGCAGGCTGACTATTTTCGCGCCCAAAAGATTCTGGAGATGCTTCATGAAGACCACCATCTTGAACCGCAAAGGCGTTAAAAAGGTTCTTGGCCGAAGACTCTGGTTAGGGAAAGCTGACTTTTTAACACTTCCTGAAGTCACTTCCGGCGAACTGGTAAGGCTTACCAGTAAAGAAGGCCATTTTTTAGCTATAGCCTATTTCAACCCTAAAAGCCGTATAATGGCCCGCATCCTTTCTTTTCAAGACGAAGAAATTTCCCGGGAATTTTTCGTAAAGCGTTTTAAGAAAAATTTT from Thermodesulfatator indicus DSM 15286 harbors:
- a CDS encoding cytochrome c3 family protein, with the protein product MRFLILLFLIVLFGCQAKESKPVLRSCKDCHHYELDEKHHFACTKCHQGRSSAATAKEAHQGLIASPASPSNWGRACGSCHAEKIKEMERSPHFTLVGVINPVLKAFDLPAVSSINGLPEPEKIKNRADLVYDLLRRRCLRCHLFYKGDDYPETRRGTGCAACHLLYGNGKLMDHTFIKTTPDRLCLHCHYGNRVGFDYYGLFEHDYPYAFRSPLIDGDLPPRPWGVEFHEMAQDVHLKAGLSCLSCHTGKELMAGGKGPACTDCHELDHKSPFHAKEVLAKVRCSACHAKFSFQDRGYYLMLQYDPDWEDWAEFYVQGSSEVENFIVRSAQGDELEPSMLDKISGKPRPGIWFLGFKERRFEDLPLGRDKTGKISIMRPLLDLHLSFVDEYGEVIFDNLTPYAVKKDPQKVYLPYSPHTIGQADYFRAQKILEMLHEDHHLEPQRR